In the Hippoglossus stenolepis isolate QCI-W04-F060 chromosome 14, HSTE1.2, whole genome shotgun sequence genome, one interval contains:
- the ncln gene encoding nicalin-1 isoform X1, with protein sequence MFEEASEVFDNMFKSSFPLTFIVFIPAVLILVAPLPAEAAHEFTVYRMQQYDLQGQPYGTRNAILNTEARTVEAEVLSRRCVIMRLADFSYDKYQKALRQSAGAVVITLPKNMSAMPQDIVQQFMELEPEMLATETIVPVYFAMEDDELLSIYTQTLTSSSSQGSLSAAEVLLHTATANGFQMVTSGAQSKAVNDWAITSLEGRLAGVGGEDLPTIVVVSHYDSFGVAPWLSYGADSNGSGVSMLLELARLFSKLYTYKRTHAGYNLLFFVSGGGKFNYQGTKRWLEENLDHTDSSLLQDNVAFVLCLDTLGNGDSMHLHVSKPPKEGTPQYSLLKELETVVSSQYPEVKFSMVHKKINLADDMLAWEHERFGIRRLPAFTLSHLASHRLAERSSIMDSRSVSPSSRHGAGETPAGPHVDVNKLGRNTKVVAEALARVIYNLTEKGAPGDLQIFTEQMQVQEEQLSAVVDWLTAQPRAAQLLDKDSSVVSTLEYHLGRYLKDVKRHYVKADKRDPEFVFYDQLKQTMNAYRVKPAIFDLLLAVCIAAYLGVMYLAIQNFGILYSVVRRITQPKAKVH encoded by the exons ATGTTCGAGGAGGCGAGTGAAGTGTTCGACAACATGTTCAAATCATCGTTTCCCCTCACCTTCATCGTGTTTATCCCCGCGGTGCTCATCCTGGTGGCACCGCTCCCGGCCGAGGCGGCACATGAGTTCACGGTGTACCGCATGCAGCAGTACGACCTGCAGGGACAGCCTTACG GTACCAGGAACGCCATCCTGAACACCGAGGCTCGTACTGTGGAGGCAGAGGTACTAAGTCGTCGCTGTGTTATCATGCGACTGGCGGACTTCTCCTACGACAAGTATCAGAAAGCCCTGCGCCAGTCGGCGGGGGCTGTGGTCATCACGCTGCCCAAGAACATGTCTGCTATGCCCCAGGACATAGTGCAg CAGTTtatggagctggagccagagATGTTAGCGACTGAGACCATCGTCCCCGTGTACTTTGCCATGGAGGACGATGAGCTGCTGTCCATCTACACCCAGACCCTGACATCGTCCTCCTCACAGGGCTCTTTGTCAGCTGCTGAAG TGCTGCTGCACACGGCCACAGCAAACGGCTTCCAGATGGTCACCAGTGGAGCTCAGAGCAAAGCAGTCAATGACTGGGCCATCACCAGTTTAGAG GGTCGTTTGGCTGGAGTCGGAGGAGAGGACCTGCCCACTATCGTGGTGGTGTCTCACTACGACTCGTTTGGTGTTGCTCCA TGGCTGTCGTATGGCGCCGACTCGAACGGTAGCGGAGTGTCCATGTTACTAGAGCTGGCTCGTCTCTTCTCGAAACTCTACACCTACAAGAGGACACACGCTGG GTACAACCTGCTGTTCTTCGTGTCGGGTGGAGGCAAGTTTAATTACCAGGGAACAAAACGTTGGCTGGAGGAGAATTTGGACCACACAG ACTCCAGTCTGCTGCAGGACAACGTGGCCTTCGTGTTGTGTCTGGACACTCTGGGGAACGGAGACTCTATGCACCTCCATGTGTCCAAACCTCCTAAAGAGGGAACTCCACAGTATTCTCTGCTCAAAGAGCTGGAGACG GTGGTGAGCAGTCAGTACCCGGAGGTCAAGTTCTCCATGGTCCACAAGAAAATCAACCTGGCCGACGACATGCTGGCCTGGGAGCACGAGCGCTTCGGGATCCGCCGGCTGCCGGCCTTCACTCTGTCGCACCTGGCCTCGCACCGCCTGGCTGAGCGCTCCAGCATCATGGACTCGCGGTCAGTGTCCCCCTCCTCTCGCCACGGAGCGGGAGAAACCCCGGCTGG GCCACACGTCGATGTAAATAAACTTGGCAGGAACACCAAGGTGGTAGCAGAAGCACTGGCCAGGGTCATCTACAACCTCACAGAGAAG GGAGCCCCTGGAGACCTGCAGATCTTCACTGAACAAATG CAGGTTCAGGAGGAGCAGTTATCGGCAGTGGTGGACTGGCTCACAGCGCAGCCACGTGCCGCTCAGCTGCTGGACAAAGACAGCAGTGTGGTGTCCACCCTGGAGTATCACCTCGGGCGTTACCTCAAGGACGTCAAGAGACACTATGTCAAAGCTGACAAAAG ggaTCCAGAGTTTGTTTTCTATGACCAGCTCAAACAAACGATGAATGCTTACAG agtGAAGCCTGCTATCTTTGACCTGCTGCTGGCTGTCTGCATCGCAGCCTACTTAGGGGTGATGTACCTCGCCATCCAG AATTTCGGAATCCTCTACAGCGTCGTCCGCAGAATCACTCAACCCAAGGCGAAGGTCCACTAA
- the ncln gene encoding nicalin-1 isoform X2 — protein sequence MFEEASEVFDNMFKSSFPLTFIVFIPAVLILVAPLPAEAAHEFTVYRMQQYDLQGQPYGTRNAILNTEARTVEAEVLSRRCVIMRLADFSYDKYQKALRQSAGAVVITLPKNMSAMPQDIVQQFMELEPEMLATETIVPVYFAMEDDELLSIYTQTLTSSSSQGSLSAAEVLLHTATANGFQMVTSGAQSKAVNDWAITSLEGRLAGVGGEDLPTIVVVSHYDSFGVAPWLSYGADSNGSGVSMLLELARLFSKLYTYKRTHAGYNLLFFVSGGGKFNYQGTKRWLEENLDHTDSSLLQDNVAFVLCLDTLGNGDSMHLHVSKPPKEGTPQYSLLKELETVVSSQYPEVKFSMVHKKINLADDMLAWEHERFGIRRLPAFTLSHLASHRLAERSSIMDSRSVSPSSRHGAGETPAGPHVDVNKLGRNTKVVAEALARVIYNLTEKGAPGDLQIFTEQMVQEEQLSAVVDWLTAQPRAAQLLDKDSSVVSTLEYHLGRYLKDVKRHYVKADKRDPEFVFYDQLKQTMNAYRVKPAIFDLLLAVCIAAYLGVMYLAIQNFGILYSVVRRITQPKAKVH from the exons ATGTTCGAGGAGGCGAGTGAAGTGTTCGACAACATGTTCAAATCATCGTTTCCCCTCACCTTCATCGTGTTTATCCCCGCGGTGCTCATCCTGGTGGCACCGCTCCCGGCCGAGGCGGCACATGAGTTCACGGTGTACCGCATGCAGCAGTACGACCTGCAGGGACAGCCTTACG GTACCAGGAACGCCATCCTGAACACCGAGGCTCGTACTGTGGAGGCAGAGGTACTAAGTCGTCGCTGTGTTATCATGCGACTGGCGGACTTCTCCTACGACAAGTATCAGAAAGCCCTGCGCCAGTCGGCGGGGGCTGTGGTCATCACGCTGCCCAAGAACATGTCTGCTATGCCCCAGGACATAGTGCAg CAGTTtatggagctggagccagagATGTTAGCGACTGAGACCATCGTCCCCGTGTACTTTGCCATGGAGGACGATGAGCTGCTGTCCATCTACACCCAGACCCTGACATCGTCCTCCTCACAGGGCTCTTTGTCAGCTGCTGAAG TGCTGCTGCACACGGCCACAGCAAACGGCTTCCAGATGGTCACCAGTGGAGCTCAGAGCAAAGCAGTCAATGACTGGGCCATCACCAGTTTAGAG GGTCGTTTGGCTGGAGTCGGAGGAGAGGACCTGCCCACTATCGTGGTGGTGTCTCACTACGACTCGTTTGGTGTTGCTCCA TGGCTGTCGTATGGCGCCGACTCGAACGGTAGCGGAGTGTCCATGTTACTAGAGCTGGCTCGTCTCTTCTCGAAACTCTACACCTACAAGAGGACACACGCTGG GTACAACCTGCTGTTCTTCGTGTCGGGTGGAGGCAAGTTTAATTACCAGGGAACAAAACGTTGGCTGGAGGAGAATTTGGACCACACAG ACTCCAGTCTGCTGCAGGACAACGTGGCCTTCGTGTTGTGTCTGGACACTCTGGGGAACGGAGACTCTATGCACCTCCATGTGTCCAAACCTCCTAAAGAGGGAACTCCACAGTATTCTCTGCTCAAAGAGCTGGAGACG GTGGTGAGCAGTCAGTACCCGGAGGTCAAGTTCTCCATGGTCCACAAGAAAATCAACCTGGCCGACGACATGCTGGCCTGGGAGCACGAGCGCTTCGGGATCCGCCGGCTGCCGGCCTTCACTCTGTCGCACCTGGCCTCGCACCGCCTGGCTGAGCGCTCCAGCATCATGGACTCGCGGTCAGTGTCCCCCTCCTCTCGCCACGGAGCGGGAGAAACCCCGGCTGG GCCACACGTCGATGTAAATAAACTTGGCAGGAACACCAAGGTGGTAGCAGAAGCACTGGCCAGGGTCATCTACAACCTCACAGAGAAG GGAGCCCCTGGAGACCTGCAGATCTTCACTGAACAAATG GTTCAGGAGGAGCAGTTATCGGCAGTGGTGGACTGGCTCACAGCGCAGCCACGTGCCGCTCAGCTGCTGGACAAAGACAGCAGTGTGGTGTCCACCCTGGAGTATCACCTCGGGCGTTACCTCAAGGACGTCAAGAGACACTATGTCAAAGCTGACAAAAG ggaTCCAGAGTTTGTTTTCTATGACCAGCTCAAACAAACGATGAATGCTTACAG agtGAAGCCTGCTATCTTTGACCTGCTGCTGGCTGTCTGCATCGCAGCCTACTTAGGGGTGATGTACCTCGCCATCCAG AATTTCGGAATCCTCTACAGCGTCGTCCGCAGAATCACTCAACCCAAGGCGAAGGTCCACTAA
- the ncln gene encoding nicalin-1 isoform X4, whose amino-acid sequence MFEEASEVFDNMFKSSFPLTFIVFIPAVLILVAPLPAEAAHEFTVYRMQQYDLQGQPYGTRNAILNTEARTVEAEVLSRRCVIMRLADFSYDKYQKALRQSAGAVVITLPKNMSAMPQDIVQQFMELEPEMLATETIVPVYFAMEDDELLSIYTQTLTSSSSQGSLSAAEVLLHTATANGFQMVTSGAQSKAVNDWAITSLEGRLAGVGGEDLPTIVVVSHYDSFGVAPWLSYGADSNGSGVSMLLELARLFSKLYTYKRTHAGYNLLFFVSGGGKFNYQGTKRWLEENLDHTDSSLLQDNVAFVLCLDTLGNGDSMHLHVSKPPKEGTPQYSLLKELETVVSSQYPEVKFSMVHKKINLADDMLAWEHERFGIRRLPAFTLSHLASHRLAERSSIMDSRPHVDVNKLGRNTKVVAEALARVIYNLTEKGAPGDLQIFTEQMVQEEQLSAVVDWLTAQPRAAQLLDKDSSVVSTLEYHLGRYLKDVKRHYVKADKRDPEFVFYDQLKQTMNAYRVKPAIFDLLLAVCIAAYLGVMYLAIQNFGILYSVVRRITQPKAKVH is encoded by the exons ATGTTCGAGGAGGCGAGTGAAGTGTTCGACAACATGTTCAAATCATCGTTTCCCCTCACCTTCATCGTGTTTATCCCCGCGGTGCTCATCCTGGTGGCACCGCTCCCGGCCGAGGCGGCACATGAGTTCACGGTGTACCGCATGCAGCAGTACGACCTGCAGGGACAGCCTTACG GTACCAGGAACGCCATCCTGAACACCGAGGCTCGTACTGTGGAGGCAGAGGTACTAAGTCGTCGCTGTGTTATCATGCGACTGGCGGACTTCTCCTACGACAAGTATCAGAAAGCCCTGCGCCAGTCGGCGGGGGCTGTGGTCATCACGCTGCCCAAGAACATGTCTGCTATGCCCCAGGACATAGTGCAg CAGTTtatggagctggagccagagATGTTAGCGACTGAGACCATCGTCCCCGTGTACTTTGCCATGGAGGACGATGAGCTGCTGTCCATCTACACCCAGACCCTGACATCGTCCTCCTCACAGGGCTCTTTGTCAGCTGCTGAAG TGCTGCTGCACACGGCCACAGCAAACGGCTTCCAGATGGTCACCAGTGGAGCTCAGAGCAAAGCAGTCAATGACTGGGCCATCACCAGTTTAGAG GGTCGTTTGGCTGGAGTCGGAGGAGAGGACCTGCCCACTATCGTGGTGGTGTCTCACTACGACTCGTTTGGTGTTGCTCCA TGGCTGTCGTATGGCGCCGACTCGAACGGTAGCGGAGTGTCCATGTTACTAGAGCTGGCTCGTCTCTTCTCGAAACTCTACACCTACAAGAGGACACACGCTGG GTACAACCTGCTGTTCTTCGTGTCGGGTGGAGGCAAGTTTAATTACCAGGGAACAAAACGTTGGCTGGAGGAGAATTTGGACCACACAG ACTCCAGTCTGCTGCAGGACAACGTGGCCTTCGTGTTGTGTCTGGACACTCTGGGGAACGGAGACTCTATGCACCTCCATGTGTCCAAACCTCCTAAAGAGGGAACTCCACAGTATTCTCTGCTCAAAGAGCTGGAGACG GTGGTGAGCAGTCAGTACCCGGAGGTCAAGTTCTCCATGGTCCACAAGAAAATCAACCTGGCCGACGACATGCTGGCCTGGGAGCACGAGCGCTTCGGGATCCGCCGGCTGCCGGCCTTCACTCTGTCGCACCTGGCCTCGCACCGCCTGGCTGAGCGCTCCAGCATCATGGACTCGCG GCCACACGTCGATGTAAATAAACTTGGCAGGAACACCAAGGTGGTAGCAGAAGCACTGGCCAGGGTCATCTACAACCTCACAGAGAAG GGAGCCCCTGGAGACCTGCAGATCTTCACTGAACAAATG GTTCAGGAGGAGCAGTTATCGGCAGTGGTGGACTGGCTCACAGCGCAGCCACGTGCCGCTCAGCTGCTGGACAAAGACAGCAGTGTGGTGTCCACCCTGGAGTATCACCTCGGGCGTTACCTCAAGGACGTCAAGAGACACTATGTCAAAGCTGACAAAAG ggaTCCAGAGTTTGTTTTCTATGACCAGCTCAAACAAACGATGAATGCTTACAG agtGAAGCCTGCTATCTTTGACCTGCTGCTGGCTGTCTGCATCGCAGCCTACTTAGGGGTGATGTACCTCGCCATCCAG AATTTCGGAATCCTCTACAGCGTCGTCCGCAGAATCACTCAACCCAAGGCGAAGGTCCACTAA
- the ncln gene encoding nicalin-1 isoform X3 translates to MFEEASEVFDNMFKSSFPLTFIVFIPAVLILVAPLPAEAAHEFTVYRMQQYDLQGQPYGTRNAILNTEARTVEAEVLSRRCVIMRLADFSYDKYQKALRQSAGAVVITLPKNMSAMPQDIVQQFMELEPEMLATETIVPVYFAMEDDELLSIYTQTLTSSSSQGSLSAAEVLLHTATANGFQMVTSGAQSKAVNDWAITSLEGRLAGVGGEDLPTIVVVSHYDSFGVAPWLSYGADSNGSGVSMLLELARLFSKLYTYKRTHAGYNLLFFVSGGGKFNYQGTKRWLEENLDHTDSSLLQDNVAFVLCLDTLGNGDSMHLHVSKPPKEGTPQYSLLKELETVVSSQYPEVKFSMVHKKINLADDMLAWEHERFGIRRLPAFTLSHLASHRLAERSSIMDSRPHVDVNKLGRNTKVVAEALARVIYNLTEKGAPGDLQIFTEQMQVQEEQLSAVVDWLTAQPRAAQLLDKDSSVVSTLEYHLGRYLKDVKRHYVKADKRDPEFVFYDQLKQTMNAYRVKPAIFDLLLAVCIAAYLGVMYLAIQNFGILYSVVRRITQPKAKVH, encoded by the exons ATGTTCGAGGAGGCGAGTGAAGTGTTCGACAACATGTTCAAATCATCGTTTCCCCTCACCTTCATCGTGTTTATCCCCGCGGTGCTCATCCTGGTGGCACCGCTCCCGGCCGAGGCGGCACATGAGTTCACGGTGTACCGCATGCAGCAGTACGACCTGCAGGGACAGCCTTACG GTACCAGGAACGCCATCCTGAACACCGAGGCTCGTACTGTGGAGGCAGAGGTACTAAGTCGTCGCTGTGTTATCATGCGACTGGCGGACTTCTCCTACGACAAGTATCAGAAAGCCCTGCGCCAGTCGGCGGGGGCTGTGGTCATCACGCTGCCCAAGAACATGTCTGCTATGCCCCAGGACATAGTGCAg CAGTTtatggagctggagccagagATGTTAGCGACTGAGACCATCGTCCCCGTGTACTTTGCCATGGAGGACGATGAGCTGCTGTCCATCTACACCCAGACCCTGACATCGTCCTCCTCACAGGGCTCTTTGTCAGCTGCTGAAG TGCTGCTGCACACGGCCACAGCAAACGGCTTCCAGATGGTCACCAGTGGAGCTCAGAGCAAAGCAGTCAATGACTGGGCCATCACCAGTTTAGAG GGTCGTTTGGCTGGAGTCGGAGGAGAGGACCTGCCCACTATCGTGGTGGTGTCTCACTACGACTCGTTTGGTGTTGCTCCA TGGCTGTCGTATGGCGCCGACTCGAACGGTAGCGGAGTGTCCATGTTACTAGAGCTGGCTCGTCTCTTCTCGAAACTCTACACCTACAAGAGGACACACGCTGG GTACAACCTGCTGTTCTTCGTGTCGGGTGGAGGCAAGTTTAATTACCAGGGAACAAAACGTTGGCTGGAGGAGAATTTGGACCACACAG ACTCCAGTCTGCTGCAGGACAACGTGGCCTTCGTGTTGTGTCTGGACACTCTGGGGAACGGAGACTCTATGCACCTCCATGTGTCCAAACCTCCTAAAGAGGGAACTCCACAGTATTCTCTGCTCAAAGAGCTGGAGACG GTGGTGAGCAGTCAGTACCCGGAGGTCAAGTTCTCCATGGTCCACAAGAAAATCAACCTGGCCGACGACATGCTGGCCTGGGAGCACGAGCGCTTCGGGATCCGCCGGCTGCCGGCCTTCACTCTGTCGCACCTGGCCTCGCACCGCCTGGCTGAGCGCTCCAGCATCATGGACTCGCG GCCACACGTCGATGTAAATAAACTTGGCAGGAACACCAAGGTGGTAGCAGAAGCACTGGCCAGGGTCATCTACAACCTCACAGAGAAG GGAGCCCCTGGAGACCTGCAGATCTTCACTGAACAAATG CAGGTTCAGGAGGAGCAGTTATCGGCAGTGGTGGACTGGCTCACAGCGCAGCCACGTGCCGCTCAGCTGCTGGACAAAGACAGCAGTGTGGTGTCCACCCTGGAGTATCACCTCGGGCGTTACCTCAAGGACGTCAAGAGACACTATGTCAAAGCTGACAAAAG ggaTCCAGAGTTTGTTTTCTATGACCAGCTCAAACAAACGATGAATGCTTACAG agtGAAGCCTGCTATCTTTGACCTGCTGCTGGCTGTCTGCATCGCAGCCTACTTAGGGGTGATGTACCTCGCCATCCAG AATTTCGGAATCCTCTACAGCGTCGTCCGCAGAATCACTCAACCCAAGGCGAAGGTCCACTAA